From the genome of Triticum aestivum cultivar Chinese Spring chromosome 3B, IWGSC CS RefSeq v2.1, whole genome shotgun sequence, one region includes:
- the LOC123069425 gene encoding ERI1 exoribonuclease 2 — translation MAAIMAARGQGLEQDFDFFVVVDFEATCVKDGRIFPQEIIEFPAVLVDGATGRIVSAFRRYVRPKHHPVLTQFCRELTGIRQEDVDSGVELGEALWLHDAWLKAATAGAENKRGVRLAVVTWGDWDCRTMLEFECRFKGIEKASYFNRWINLRLPFQAALGGGGRVNLQEAVRAAGLDWEGRLHCGLDDALNTARLLAEIMRRGVKITITGSLAPPPPIQQKQQPGASPCGGSPVLAPPPILQQPPRTGPCSGTFALVPAQAPIQQKQQPPPQPHIISPCGGSSATCFSYCGVATRGAMEPVSMRSGCANWTPAMGPYFLWSN, via the coding sequence ATGGCAGCGATCATGGCGGCGCGCGGGCAGGGTCTGGAGCAAGATTTCGATTTCTTCGTGGTGGTCGACTTCGAGGCGACCTGCGTGAAAGACGGGCGGATCTTCCCGCAAGAAATCATCGAGTTCCCCGCGGTGCTCGTCGACGGCGCCACCGGCCGCATCGTGTCCGCGTTTCGCAGGTACGTTCGTCCTAAGCATCACCCTGTGCTGACCCAATTTTGCAGGGAGCTCACCGGCATCCGGCAGGAGGACGTCGACAGCGGCGTGGAACTCGGCGAGGCGCTCTGGCTACACGACGCTTGGCTGAAGGCGGCGACGGCGGGAGCAGAGAACAAGAGAGGCGTCCGCTTGGCCGTGGTGACCTGGGGGGACTGGGACTGCCGGACCATGCTCGAGTTCGAGTGCCGCTTCAAGGGCATCGAGAAGGCCTCCTACTTCAATCGCTGGATCAACCTGAGGCTCCCCTTCCAGGCGGCGCTCGGCGGCGGAGGGCGGGTCAACCTGCAGGAGGCGGTCCGGGCGGCGGGGCTGGACTGGGAGGGCCGCCTGCACTGCGGGCTCGACGATGCGCTCAACACGGCGCGGCTGCTTGCTGAGATCATGCGGCGCGGGGTCAAGATCACCATCACCGGCtcgctggcgccgccgccgccgatccagcAGAAGCAGCAGCCTGGCGCAAGCCCTTGTGGTGGCTCACCGGTGCTGGCGCCGCCACCGATCCTGCAGCAGCCGCCTCGCACAGGCCCCTGCAGTGGCACATTTGCGCTGGTGCCGGCGCAGGCGCCGATCCAGCagaagcagcagccgccgccgcagcctcaCATAATCAGCCCCTGCGGTGGCTCCTCCGCGACATGCTTCTCGTACTGCGGAGTGGCGACAAGAGGAGCCATGGAGCCAGTGTCGATGCGATCTGGATGCGCCAACTGGACGCCGGCCATGGGACCTTACTTCCTGTGGAGCAACTGA